In Pseudomonas alcaliphila JAB1, a single window of DNA contains:
- a CDS encoding CopD family protein, with protein MTPYAPLYALHLLAAVVWVGGMFFAWMILRPAAVDILEPPARLRLWLSVFKRFFVWVWIAVAVLPLTGVGMLHMSYSGFDAAPRYVHVMMGLYLVMLALFLRIQALQLPQLRRAVESENWPAGGEALGRIRKVVGSNLLIGLALMTLAAMRPVF; from the coding sequence ATGACACCCTACGCACCACTCTATGCGCTACACCTGCTGGCCGCCGTCGTATGGGTTGGCGGGATGTTCTTCGCCTGGATGATCCTGCGCCCGGCGGCGGTGGACATACTGGAGCCGCCAGCACGCCTGCGCCTGTGGCTGAGTGTGTTCAAACGTTTTTTCGTCTGGGTCTGGATAGCGGTAGCAGTCCTGCCCCTGACTGGAGTCGGCATGCTGCACATGAGCTACAGCGGTTTCGACGCCGCGCCGCGCTACGTGCACGTCATGATGGGGCTGTATCTGGTAATGCTCGCCCTGTTCCTGCGTATTCAGGCGCTGCAGCTGCCGCAGTTGCGGCGCGCCGTGGAGAGCGAGAACTGGCCTGCAGGCGGCGAGGCGCTGGGGCGGATTCGCAAGGTGGTCGGCAGCAACCTGCTGATCGGCCTGGCGCTGATGACGCTGGCGGCCATGCGCCCGGTATTTTGA